From Agrobacterium tumefaciens, a single genomic window includes:
- a CDS encoding ABC transporter permease produces MILYTLRRLVLLIPMLIGLTVIVFAIARLLPGDPVALAAGPNATPDVIESVRQEFGLDKSLLLQYWDYATGLVHGDWGVSIFTRRPVFEDIMTFLPATLELVASAMLIAIILGIPLGLAAAVYRNGVVDYLTRTIALGGIAMPRFFLGLLLQLMFVSWLDILPLSGRFPLIEIPPEGPTGFYTIDSILAGDWYSLSIALHHLALPAFAMSLSPLATIMRMMRASTIEVLQQDFVMTERALGISNRKILFKYVLKNAMTSTLTVIGLYVSWLLGGTVLVETVFDWPGLGLYATQAILSQDFMPVIGVTLVIAMIYLVSMLIVDLLYGVFNPRVRYT; encoded by the coding sequence ATGATCCTTTATACCCTGAGACGTCTCGTTTTGCTGATCCCGATGCTGATCGGGTTGACTGTGATCGTTTTCGCTATCGCCCGTCTGTTACCTGGCGACCCTGTTGCTCTTGCGGCTGGCCCGAACGCCACGCCTGACGTGATCGAAAGCGTTCGTCAGGAGTTCGGGCTGGATAAGTCTCTGCTCCTGCAATACTGGGACTACGCGACAGGCCTGGTTCACGGTGACTGGGGCGTATCCATCTTCACTCGTCGTCCGGTCTTTGAAGATATCATGACGTTTCTGCCGGCGACGTTGGAACTCGTTGCAAGCGCCATGCTGATTGCCATCATACTCGGCATTCCGCTTGGTCTTGCAGCCGCCGTCTATCGCAATGGCGTCGTCGACTACCTGACCCGCACGATCGCTCTGGGCGGCATTGCCATGCCGCGCTTCTTCCTCGGCCTTCTTCTGCAGTTAATGTTTGTCTCCTGGCTGGACATTCTGCCGCTTTCCGGTCGCTTTCCGCTAATTGAAATTCCACCTGAAGGACCAACCGGTTTTTATACCATCGATTCCATTCTGGCCGGCGACTGGTACTCGCTGTCGATTGCTCTTCATCACCTCGCCCTACCCGCCTTTGCGATGTCGCTTTCCCCGCTTGCGACCATCATGCGCATGATGCGTGCCTCAACGATCGAGGTGCTGCAGCAGGATTTCGTGATGACAGAACGGGCGCTAGGCATTTCCAACCGCAAGATCCTGTTCAAATACGTGCTGAAGAACGCGATGACGTCGACGTTGACGGTGATTGGCCTTTACGTCTCCTGGCTGCTCGGTGGCACCGTCCTTGTCGAGACAGTCTTCGACTGGCCAGGGCTTGGCCTCTACGCAACACAGGCGATCCTGTCTCAGGACTTCATGCCGGTAATCGGCGTAACTCTGGTGATCGCCATGATCTATCTCGTCTCAATGCTCATCGTCGACCTGCTCTACGGCGTATTCAATCCGAGGGTCCGCTACACATGA
- a CDS encoding ABC transporter substrate-binding protein, which produces MKMTRRNFLSTAVSAAALASMPLESFAAGRKILIMASSVDIPNFDPHVATGYAPAMLFRNTYDALVRVVGTPPKIEPGLATSWTVSDDQKRYEFKLDTDARFQDGTPVTAEAVVYSFKRIVKLKRGPSWMIAGIVDADSVKAVDVNTVAFDLKAPFAPFLQVLPWMFVVNPAIVDANIGNDDGQAYLMQNTAGSGPFKMGRVAPGNLYEFVRVKDDWHKGGGNLEGAIWKIVREASTERMMLQRREAHIALELYSEDMEALKDNPAVVSVIEPEYRTFSIKMNTAKGPLADKNLRKAISCAFNYQSMLDAAGPAELMVGPLPTGIFGHDVNLEVYRHDMDKAKEYLAKSEYKDGGFKLSVMHATGYENQRRWSLLLLEALKALNIELDIRPATWPDTVAAAQSPDTMPSFMCLFQTANYADPDNVAFAAYHSSRNGQWQNPVYKNEQVDKLIEAARVETDETKRADLYRQFQQLVVEDAPDIFGVLEKRKLGFGANVKNFVFTPVAANAIELLPLSLD; this is translated from the coding sequence ATGAAAATGACCCGACGCAACTTCCTGAGCACTGCCGTCTCAGCTGCAGCACTCGCCTCGATGCCGCTTGAAAGCTTCGCCGCCGGCCGCAAAATCCTGATCATGGCGAGCAGTGTTGACATTCCGAACTTCGACCCGCACGTCGCCACCGGCTATGCCCCGGCCATGCTTTTCCGCAACACCTACGATGCCCTTGTGCGCGTCGTCGGCACCCCGCCGAAAATCGAGCCTGGCCTCGCCACGAGTTGGACGGTTTCGGACGATCAGAAGCGCTACGAATTCAAGCTCGATACCGATGCCAGATTCCAGGATGGCACGCCCGTGACCGCCGAAGCTGTCGTCTATTCCTTCAAGCGTATCGTCAAGCTGAAGCGCGGCCCGTCATGGATGATCGCAGGTATCGTCGATGCGGACAGTGTCAAGGCAGTCGATGTCAACACCGTTGCCTTCGATCTGAAGGCCCCATTTGCCCCCTTCCTCCAGGTTCTGCCGTGGATGTTCGTCGTCAATCCGGCAATCGTCGATGCCAATATCGGTAACGATGACGGTCAGGCCTACCTGATGCAGAACACCGCAGGCTCGGGTCCGTTCAAGATGGGCCGTGTTGCTCCCGGTAATCTCTACGAATTCGTTCGCGTCAAGGACGACTGGCACAAGGGTGGTGGCAATCTCGAAGGCGCGATCTGGAAGATCGTCCGCGAAGCCTCCACCGAACGCATGATGCTGCAGCGCAGGGAAGCCCACATCGCGCTGGAGCTTTACTCTGAAGACATGGAAGCCCTGAAAGATAACCCAGCCGTAGTCAGCGTTATCGAGCCGGAATATCGCACGTTCTCTATCAAGATGAACACCGCCAAAGGGCCGCTCGCAGACAAGAACCTGCGCAAGGCAATCTCCTGCGCCTTCAACTACCAGAGCATGCTGGATGCCGCAGGCCCCGCCGAACTGATGGTCGGCCCACTTCCGACAGGCATTTTCGGCCACGACGTAAATCTTGAGGTCTATCGTCACGACATGGACAAGGCGAAGGAATACCTCGCCAAATCGGAATATAAGGACGGTGGTTTCAAGCTCTCCGTTATGCATGCAACCGGCTACGAAAACCAGCGCCGCTGGTCACTGCTTTTGCTGGAAGCACTGAAGGCGCTGAACATCGAACTGGACATCCGCCCGGCGACCTGGCCGGACACGGTTGCAGCCGCCCAGTCGCCCGATACCATGCCGAGCTTCATGTGCCTGTTCCAGACAGCCAACTATGCCGATCCTGATAACGTTGCCTTTGCCGCCTATCACTCCTCGCGCAACGGCCAATGGCAAAACCCCGTCTACAAGAACGAGCAGGTCGACAAGCTGATCGAAGCAGCCCGCGTCGAGACCGATGAGACCAAGCGCGCCGATCTCTACAGGCAGTTCCAGCAGCTTGTCGTTGAAGACGCCCCCGACATCTTCGGTGTCCTGGAAAAGCGCAAGCTCGGCTTCGGCGCCAATGTGAAAAACTTCGTCTTCACGCCGGTTGCCGCCAACGCCATTGAGCTTCTGCCACTGTCGCTCGACTGA
- a CDS encoding methylhydantoinase — protein sequence MQATGQTTGKRLRAGVDIGGTFTDFILFDESATAIRLHKCLTTPRDPSQGALGGLGELVKAAGIGISDLSEIVHGTTLVTNAVIERKGAAVGLITTEGFRDILEIGTEQRYDIYDLTLAFPTPLVERSRRLEVSERIDADGNVILDLDEVAILRAAETLKKDGVEAIAICFMHSYRNPAHERRARDIIAKALPELSISISCEVVAEISEYQRFVTTCANAYVQPLMDRYLRRFEGELATMGFAGDFRLMHSAGGLVSLETARAFPIRLLESGPAGGALATAWFGKNAGHDNVIAFDMGGTTAKACLIEDGKIDIASYLEAGREHRFKNGSGLPIKSPVVDMIEIGAGGGSIASIDGVGLLQVGPHSASSEPGPACYGRGGLKPTVTDASVALGYYDPSFFLGGRMTLDLAAAEKALGTIAKPLNISAVEAAWGIHQVVSESMASAARIHLVEKGKDPRGYSMIGFGGAGPAFAAKVARILGVSEVIIPPASGAASAFGFLTAPLSFDIVRSHPIALSKNLEADKLNDILDEISEDGRVQLRSAGVANTDILVERSADMRLVGQLHEINVPLPAGTLDAGAYAEIRKAFEAVYSARYTRVPSEAKLEILSFRIRASGAVPHLTVRQAGIDGSSTDARKGTRKTYFGNGFVDAGIYDRYSMRTGILVEGPAIIEERESTTIIPPGDKVTVDETGNLRIQIAETAKGATIVDETMSLEEASKRIQADPIALEVMWSRLVNVAEEMWSTVCRTAFSLIISESQDFGCAILDPHGETLAHSARVMPVFNLTLPMAVKAIIERYPVDTMKPGDVYITNDPWLCAGHLFDLAIVTPVFHRGRVVALMGTVGHVGDIGGSRDGLNVTELYEEGIQIPAMKLVREGAENEDLFRLMADNIRDSDQVLGDVRSFISANETGSARMRSFMEEYGMHDLKALSHVVQSLSEKAMRDAVSKLKDGVYHSEISNNPMGSTMTFPIKVTVKGDEIELDFEGAPPQTVKGGINCTLSYTTAHATYPIKCMLTPGIRGNAGCYRPFTVKAPKGSILNCEKPAPVSLRTRTGWYLAPNVFRALSDAAPETAQSFSGLPSLMSFYGKSVETGALFYELLLLGGGQGASQTKDGKSSLLWPTSAATSSLEMFETRSPIVIWEKSLMTDSGGAGENRGGLGVRVRISRRNSEGHPIKAIVSPEGVDLPVEGLFGGKPGKTATGKILAKSSGELLRDCGTGAIVDLIDTNTVVELTLAGGSGYGDPMNRDLDKLDDDVKQGYVSADTADRIYGRAARQGERKKPGTAA from the coding sequence ATGCAAGCTACTGGCCAGACGACCGGTAAGCGCCTGCGTGCGGGCGTGGATATCGGCGGAACCTTCACCGACTTCATCCTTTTCGACGAGAGCGCGACCGCGATCCGTCTGCACAAATGCCTCACCACCCCCCGCGATCCTTCCCAAGGCGCCCTCGGCGGCCTTGGTGAACTGGTCAAGGCTGCCGGCATCGGCATCTCAGATCTTTCCGAGATCGTCCACGGTACAACGTTGGTCACCAATGCCGTCATTGAACGCAAGGGCGCCGCGGTCGGCCTGATCACGACCGAAGGTTTCCGCGATATTCTCGAGATCGGAACCGAACAGCGTTACGATATCTACGACCTGACGCTGGCCTTCCCAACACCTCTGGTCGAGCGTTCACGCCGTCTGGAAGTGTCCGAACGTATCGACGCCGATGGCAATGTGATCCTTGATCTCGACGAAGTCGCCATCCTTCGCGCCGCCGAGACCTTGAAAAAGGATGGCGTTGAAGCAATCGCCATCTGCTTCATGCATTCCTATCGTAATCCTGCCCATGAGCGCCGCGCCCGTGACATCATCGCCAAGGCGCTGCCGGAACTTTCGATCTCGATCTCCTGCGAAGTCGTGGCAGAAATCTCCGAATATCAGCGTTTCGTCACCACCTGCGCCAACGCCTATGTGCAGCCGCTAATGGATCGTTATCTTCGTCGCTTTGAAGGCGAGTTGGCAACGATGGGTTTTGCAGGCGACTTCCGCCTGATGCATTCCGCGGGAGGCCTGGTTTCACTCGAAACTGCCCGCGCCTTCCCGATCCGCCTACTGGAATCCGGCCCGGCGGGCGGCGCGCTAGCAACGGCCTGGTTCGGCAAGAATGCCGGCCATGACAACGTCATAGCCTTCGACATGGGTGGCACGACTGCAAAAGCCTGCCTGATCGAAGATGGCAAGATCGATATCGCCTCATATCTGGAAGCCGGTCGCGAGCATCGTTTTAAGAATGGTTCCGGACTGCCGATTAAATCGCCTGTCGTCGACATGATCGAGATCGGCGCAGGCGGCGGCTCGATTGCATCGATCGATGGCGTCGGATTGCTGCAGGTTGGCCCTCATTCCGCAAGCTCCGAGCCCGGCCCGGCCTGCTACGGTCGCGGCGGCCTGAAACCGACTGTAACAGATGCTTCCGTGGCGCTCGGATATTACGATCCGTCCTTCTTTCTCGGTGGTCGCATGACGCTCGATCTTGCTGCCGCGGAAAAGGCACTCGGGACGATCGCCAAGCCTCTCAACATCTCTGCCGTTGAAGCTGCATGGGGTATCCACCAGGTCGTCAGCGAAAGCATGGCGAGCGCCGCCCGCATCCACCTTGTCGAAAAAGGCAAGGACCCACGTGGCTATTCGATGATCGGCTTTGGTGGCGCCGGACCGGCCTTTGCGGCCAAGGTGGCGCGCATTCTCGGTGTTTCCGAAGTCATCATCCCACCGGCAAGTGGTGCTGCTTCCGCCTTTGGCTTCCTCACAGCACCACTTTCCTTCGACATCGTCCGTTCGCATCCGATCGCGTTGTCGAAGAATCTCGAAGCGGACAAGCTCAACGACATCCTCGATGAAATTTCGGAAGATGGTCGCGTGCAATTGCGCAGCGCCGGGGTTGCGAACACAGACATTCTGGTTGAGCGTTCTGCAGACATGCGCCTCGTCGGCCAGTTGCACGAAATCAACGTACCGCTCCCGGCAGGCACACTGGACGCCGGCGCCTATGCCGAAATCCGCAAGGCTTTTGAAGCCGTCTACAGCGCTCGCTACACGCGTGTGCCATCGGAGGCAAAGCTTGAAATCCTCTCCTTCCGCATTCGCGCAAGTGGCGCGGTGCCGCATCTGACCGTCCGTCAGGCCGGTATCGACGGTAGCAGTACCGACGCCAGGAAGGGCACACGCAAGACCTATTTTGGAAACGGTTTTGTCGACGCAGGCATCTATGATCGCTACTCCATGCGCACTGGCATTCTGGTCGAGGGTCCGGCCATCATCGAAGAGCGTGAATCCACCACCATCATTCCTCCGGGCGACAAGGTGACGGTGGACGAGACCGGCAATCTGCGAATTCAGATCGCGGAAACCGCCAAGGGTGCAACCATCGTCGACGAGACGATGTCACTCGAAGAAGCGAGCAAGCGCATCCAGGCCGATCCAATCGCGCTGGAGGTGATGTGGAGCCGTCTCGTCAACGTCGCCGAAGAAATGTGGTCGACGGTTTGCCGCACGGCTTTCTCGCTGATCATCTCCGAAAGTCAGGATTTCGGTTGCGCCATTCTCGACCCACATGGCGAAACGCTAGCGCATTCGGCACGCGTCATGCCGGTCTTCAATCTCACCCTGCCGATGGCCGTGAAGGCGATCATTGAACGTTATCCTGTAGACACTATGAAACCGGGTGATGTCTACATCACCAACGACCCATGGCTTTGCGCGGGTCATCTCTTTGATCTCGCCATCGTTACGCCAGTCTTCCATCGCGGTCGCGTTGTAGCCTTGATGGGAACTGTTGGCCACGTAGGCGATATCGGAGGCAGCCGCGATGGCCTCAACGTGACCGAGCTTTATGAAGAAGGCATCCAAATCCCGGCCATGAAACTGGTCCGTGAGGGCGCTGAAAACGAGGACCTGTTCCGTTTGATGGCGGACAATATTCGCGACAGCGATCAGGTTCTTGGCGACGTGCGCTCTTTCATCTCCGCCAATGAGACCGGCTCAGCACGCATGCGTTCCTTCATGGAGGAATACGGCATGCATGACCTCAAGGCACTGTCGCACGTCGTTCAGTCACTTTCGGAAAAGGCGATGCGCGACGCGGTCAGCAAATTGAAGGACGGCGTCTACCATTCGGAGATTTCCAACAATCCGATGGGCTCGACGATGACCTTCCCGATCAAGGTTACGGTAAAGGGCGACGAAATCGAACTCGATTTCGAGGGAGCACCGCCACAGACGGTCAAGGGCGGTATCAATTGTACCCTGTCCTACACGACCGCGCATGCGACCTATCCGATAAAGTGCATGTTGACGCCAGGCATCCGTGGCAATGCCGGCTGCTATCGTCCATTCACGGTAAAGGCGCCGAAGGGATCGATCCTGAACTGCGAAAAGCCCGCCCCGGTGTCGCTGAGAACACGCACGGGCTGGTATCTCGCTCCGAACGTGTTCCGGGCCCTGTCTGACGCCGCACCTGAAACGGCGCAATCCTTCTCTGGCCTGCCTAGCCTGATGAGCTTCTATGGCAAGTCGGTGGAAACGGGCGCTCTCTTCTACGAACTATTGCTACTTGGCGGTGGTCAGGGAGCATCACAGACAAAGGATGGCAAGTCTTCGCTTCTGTGGCCTACATCCGCAGCGACCTCATCGCTTGAAATGTTCGAGACACGTTCGCCCATCGTCATCTGGGAAAAGAGCCTGATGACGGACAGCGGCGGCGCGGGTGAGAACCGTGGCGGACTTGGTGTGCGGGTTCGCATCTCGCGTCGCAACAGCGAGGGTCATCCGATCAAAGCAATCGTTTCACCCGAGGGTGTCGACCTGCCGGTCGAAGGGCTGTTTGGCGGCAAGCCGGGCAAGACTGCAACCGGCAAGATTCTCGCGAAATCCAGCGGCGAATTGCTGCGGGACTGCGGCACCGGTGCAATCGTCGATCTGATCGATACGAATACCGTGGTCGAACTGACGCTTGCGGGAGGCTCCGGTTACGGCGACCCGATGAACCGCGACCTCGACAAGCTCGATGACGACGTCAAGCAGGGCTATGTCAGTGCAGATACGGCCGATCGTATTTACGGCCGCGCCGCTCGTCAGGGAGAACGCAAGAAACCCGGCACTGCAGCCTGA
- a CDS encoding IclR family transcriptional regulator — MGVLDDTIAIFECFSFEEPAIGQADLARRLDRPKATVHRALKSLVASGLLEYDHSTRLYSPGMRLFELGQIFRSRHHFLDMIYKRVKQICDIGGHTGYITVFDGADLMVLRVVRGSNPLAIASTPGYKSSAYATSNGRAMLALLDDAGLKNRVPEPLPFVSPNSPRDHAELLERIGKIRATGRSYASNEIVEGVSSQGVAMRDPDTMEIFGVAISYPASLGNPELKEKIAVLLDQMRTDLSIRSD; from the coding sequence ATGGGTGTTCTTGACGATACGATTGCAATCTTTGAGTGCTTCTCTTTCGAGGAGCCAGCGATCGGCCAAGCCGATCTTGCACGTCGCCTCGATCGTCCAAAGGCGACTGTGCACCGCGCTCTAAAGAGCCTCGTGGCGTCGGGTTTGCTGGAATATGATCATTCGACGCGGCTCTACTCGCCCGGAATGCGCCTGTTCGAACTTGGCCAGATCTTCCGCTCTCGCCACCATTTTCTGGATATGATCTACAAGCGGGTGAAGCAGATTTGCGATATTGGCGGGCACACCGGCTATATTACCGTATTCGATGGTGCCGACCTCATGGTACTTCGCGTCGTGCGCGGCTCCAACCCTTTGGCGATTGCCTCTACACCCGGCTACAAGTCGTCTGCTTATGCGACTTCAAACGGACGCGCCATGTTGGCGCTTCTGGATGATGCAGGCCTGAAAAACCGGGTGCCGGAACCGCTCCCATTCGTCTCGCCGAATTCCCCGCGGGACCATGCTGAGCTGCTGGAGCGGATTGGTAAAATCCGAGCGACCGGCAGATCCTACGCATCCAACGAGATTGTCGAGGGCGTGTCATCGCAGGGGGTTGCGATGCGCGACCCGGATACGATGGAGATTTTCGGGGTAGCGATTTCTTACCCGGCAAGCCTTGGCAATCCGGAATTGAAGGAGAAGATCGCGGTTCTCCTGGACCAGATGCGGACGGATCTCAGCATCAGGTCGGATTGA
- a CDS encoding LacI family transcriptional regulator, which produces MTDHSAKKATIYDLSVLSGASASTVSAVLNGSWRKRRISKETADKILSLAKAHRYTANLQARGLRSSKSGLIGLLVPVYDNRFFSSMAQTFEAQARLRGLSPMVVSGRRDPEEERRTVETLIAYSIDALFIAGVTDPDGVHQVCARAGLPHVNIDLPGKFASSVISDNRNGAEVLTSAILQHAAKNGALDPADVVLFGGHDDHASRDRIAGFHEAKTAFFGMESGGDIEITGYSPRMTELAFERFFAREGRLPRCLFINSSINFEGLLRFLGRHDGETFSDIVVGCFDYDPFASFLPFPVYMAKPNISEMLERGFELLEAAPAHPVVTIVEPQLIPPRTALKGPLDDIRDPMPVQNAL; this is translated from the coding sequence ATGACGGACCACAGCGCCAAGAAAGCCACCATTTACGACCTGTCAGTTTTGTCCGGCGCGTCGGCATCCACGGTGAGCGCTGTTTTGAATGGCTCATGGCGCAAACGTCGGATTTCCAAGGAAACAGCGGACAAGATCTTGTCACTCGCCAAGGCGCATCGCTACACTGCCAACCTCCAGGCACGTGGACTGAGAAGTTCAAAGTCCGGCCTGATTGGCCTGCTCGTCCCCGTCTATGACAACAGATTTTTCTCCTCGATGGCGCAAACATTTGAGGCCCAGGCGCGCTTGCGCGGTCTGTCTCCGATGGTCGTTTCGGGCCGACGTGACCCTGAAGAAGAGCGACGAACCGTCGAGACGTTGATCGCTTACTCGATTGATGCGCTGTTCATCGCTGGTGTCACAGATCCGGATGGCGTCCACCAGGTCTGCGCCCGCGCCGGCCTTCCGCATGTAAACATCGATCTACCCGGCAAATTTGCGTCATCGGTCATTTCCGACAACCGCAATGGAGCGGAAGTACTGACGTCGGCAATCCTGCAGCATGCGGCAAAGAACGGCGCCCTCGATCCGGCCGATGTCGTGCTGTTCGGCGGCCACGACGACCATGCCAGTCGAGACCGTATTGCTGGCTTCCATGAAGCAAAAACTGCCTTCTTTGGAATGGAAAGCGGCGGCGACATCGAGATCACAGGTTATTCGCCACGCATGACCGAACTTGCGTTCGAGCGGTTCTTCGCGCGCGAGGGCCGCTTGCCCCGCTGTCTCTTCATAAATTCGTCGATCAACTTCGAGGGACTGCTTCGCTTCCTCGGCCGGCATGATGGCGAGACCTTCAGCGATATCGTCGTCGGCTGTTTCGACTACGATCCCTTCGCCTCCTTCCTACCCTTCCCGGTCTATATGGCTAAGCCAAACATTTCCGAAATGCTCGAAAGAGGATTCGAGTTACTGGAAGCTGCACCGGCACATCCGGTCGTCACCATTGTCGAGCCTCAGCTGATTCCGCCAAGAACCGCACTCAAAGGCCCCCTCGACGATATCAGAGACCCGATGCCAGTTCAGAATGCTCTCTAG
- a CDS encoding autoinducer 2 ABC transporter substrate-binding protein: MKKLIAATVGLSLALLASAAFADGPKVGVVVKIGGIPWFNAMEAGIKEQSAKLGVDGFMVGPTSADPALQVRAIEDLIAQKVDFIGVVPNDAKVLEPVLKKAQDAGIRVITHESPKQVGATWDFELASAKGFGEAHGKLLAEKMGGKGSYAVFVGSLTVPLHNAWADGAIAYIKANYPDMKLIGDRYGVAEDVDKSRSTALDLMAANADLKGFLAFGSQGPIGAGRAVEERRKDGKVFVIGPFSPGQGAKLIKSGALTGGFMWNPKQAGEVFITLADRIAKGQDPKAGDDIPGLGKITPDGNTIVVDQLLKIDKESIDKLVSMGL; this comes from the coding sequence ATGAAGAAACTAATCGCGGCCACTGTGGGCCTGTCGCTTGCGCTGCTCGCATCCGCGGCATTCGCCGATGGACCGAAGGTCGGCGTTGTCGTCAAGATCGGCGGCATTCCCTGGTTCAACGCCATGGAGGCCGGCATTAAGGAGCAGAGCGCCAAGCTTGGTGTTGATGGTTTCATGGTCGGGCCGACGAGCGCCGACCCCGCGCTTCAGGTGCGCGCCATCGAAGACCTGATCGCTCAGAAAGTGGATTTCATTGGTGTCGTGCCGAACGATGCCAAGGTGCTGGAACCGGTATTGAAAAAGGCGCAGGATGCCGGCATCAGGGTTATAACGCATGAATCGCCGAAGCAGGTCGGCGCGACATGGGATTTCGAACTAGCCTCCGCCAAGGGTTTTGGTGAAGCGCACGGCAAGTTGCTGGCCGAAAAGATGGGCGGCAAGGGCTCCTATGCAGTGTTCGTCGGTTCGCTGACCGTGCCACTTCACAACGCCTGGGCCGATGGCGCGATCGCGTACATCAAGGCCAATTATCCGGACATGAAACTTATCGGCGACCGTTATGGCGTGGCCGAAGACGTCGACAAAAGCCGTTCGACTGCACTCGACCTGATGGCCGCAAATGCAGATCTCAAGGGCTTCCTTGCTTTCGGATCGCAAGGTCCGATCGGTGCGGGTCGTGCAGTTGAAGAGCGCCGCAAGGACGGCAAGGTCTTCGTCATTGGCCCGTTCTCGCCGGGACAGGGCGCAAAACTCATCAAATCAGGCGCGCTGACCGGCGGCTTCATGTGGAACCCGAAGCAGGCTGGCGAAGTATTCATCACGCTTGCGGACCGTATTGCCAAGGGCCAGGACCCCAAGGCGGGTGACGACATTCCCGGCCTCGGCAAGATCACACCAGACGGCAACACGATTGTGGTCGATCAACTGCTGAAGATCGACAAGGAAAGCATCGACAAGCTGGTTTCGATGGGCCTCTGA